The nucleotide window CCATCCCGATCGAGCGCCACAGGATGGTACGCATCGGCGGCGACAGGATTTGCGAAAGCGCCTTGACGGCGGCGTCCAACATGGCGGTTCAACCTCTCGTGAGAAACCCTCGCGAGAAGTAGATATGCCGGAGCGCTTCGGCAAGAGCTTGCTCTGGTGTCTGGCGACGGCGCGACGAGCCTGGCGCCGCATGAATTGCATTTGCGTTATGCAACAGCGGGCTTGCCGTTCGACAGATTACATTTTCCCAATGTGCTGCGAAGGCCTAGTGTAGGCACAAAAGATCGGCTTGTACGGGAGAGAACTACAATGACCGGGACGGGACTGCCGCTTGACGGTGTGAGGGTCGTCGAGATGACCCATATGGTGATGGGCCCGACCTGTGGCATGATCCTCGCCCAGTTGGGCGCGGAGGTCATCAAGGTCGAGCCGCCAGCCGGCGACAAGACCCGCATCCTCGGCGGCATGGGAACCTCGTTCTTTCCGCTGTTCAACCGGGGCAAGCGCAGCGTGGTGCTCGATTTCGCTTACGCCGAAGACCGCGAGATGATGCACCGGCTGCTCGAAAGCGCCGACGTGTTTCTTGAGAATTTTCGCGACGGTCAGCTCGATAAGCAGGGGCTCGGGCCTGAGGAGCTGCGCCGCAGGCACCCGCATCTGATCGTCGTCGGCCACAAGGGGTTTCTGTCTGGTCCGTACGAGCACCGTCCGGCACTCGACGAGGTCGTGCAGATGATGTCGGGATTGGCCGCCATGACCGGCACCCGCGACAAGCCGCAGCGCGTCGGCTCCTCCGCCAACGACATTATGGGCGGCATGTTCGGCGCGATCGCCATTCTCGCTGCACTCTATCAGAAGCGCGGCGGCAACGAGGACGGCGCCGATATCCGCATCGGCCTGTTCGAGAACTGCCTGTTCCTGGTCGCTCAGCACATGGTCGAATATGAGATGACCGGCCGAAAGCCGCGCTCGATGCCGGAACGGGAGCACGCCTGGCCGATCTACGACATCTTCGACACCGCCGATGGCGATCGTATCTTCATCGGCGTCGTCACCGAGGGGCACTGGTGGAGTTTTTGCCGGGAGTTCGGGCTGCAGGAGCTCGCCGACGATCCGACGCTTGGCAATACCACCGACCGGATTCTGGCGCGCGGGAGAATCATTCCGCGTGTCACCGAAGTGATCAAGGGCTGGAAGATCGCCGATTTGTCTGCAAGGCTCG belongs to Bradyrhizobium icense and includes:
- a CDS encoding CaiB/BaiF CoA transferase family protein, producing the protein MTGTGLPLDGVRVVEMTHMVMGPTCGMILAQLGAEVIKVEPPAGDKTRILGGMGTSFFPLFNRGKRSVVLDFAYAEDREMMHRLLESADVFLENFRDGQLDKQGLGPEELRRRHPHLIVVGHKGFLSGPYEHRPALDEVVQMMSGLAAMTGTRDKPQRVGSSANDIMGGMFGAIAILAALYQKRGGNEDGADIRIGLFENCLFLVAQHMVEYEMTGRKPRSMPEREHAWPIYDIFDTADGDRIFIGVVTEGHWWSFCREFGLQELADDPTLGNTTDRILARGRIIPRVTEVIKGWKIADLSARLDALNIAYSPINRPEDLLRDPHVLRPGGLVQNFNADGAPFRVPALPVEWNGGNIGEGLKVPVLGADTEAVRAELEKKKLSSTDNAA